A window of Panicum virgatum strain AP13 chromosome 8K, P.virgatum_v5, whole genome shotgun sequence contains these coding sequences:
- the LOC120646088 gene encoding probable WRKY transcription factor 70, translated as MEDYCCVADREHAVEVVAQVYERIKIQQPLLILHCPPSTTTQLAQTLLSEALRALNVALSVMKQQQQQSSSAPATPISIKAEPPSHGGAAPDPEAITTSAARRGKRRRTTMEAAAAGKTSSSWAGLTTVPYEDGYEWRKYGEKKINGTSFTRSYFRCTYKDDTGCLATKHVQLKDSISDPPVFQVTYNNKHTCNNYGTSATTTAANKSSDDREINIINPHPLNAAAVMNNNVVVKQEPPAVLVLPPLVEASSSSALAFYHQTPPPPCQHDIDQPSLIPIGGMQQQQPCGTATDYHTPSTTSSSCISGDSSCDGYYYSAGGDMMAQMAAEEASPGQDFLPDLELFLLCDSFKDY; from the exons ATGGAGGATTATTGTTGTGTGGCGGATCGTGAGCAcgcggtggaggtggtggcgcaGGTGTACGAGCGCATCAAGATCCAGCAGCCCCTCCTTATCCTCCACTGCCCGCCGTCGACCACCACCCAGCTGGCCCAGACCCTCCTCAGCGAGGCTCTGCGAGCACTCAACGTCGCCCTCTCCGTcatgaagcagcagcagcagcaatcttCTTCTGCTCCGGCCACACCAATAAGCATCAAAGCTGAGCCGCCCAGCCATGGCGGAGCAGCTCCCGATCCGGAAGCGATAACAACGAGCGCGGCCAGAAGAGGCAAGAGAAGAAG AACAACAATGgaagccgcagccgcaggaAAAACAAGCTCATCATGGGCAGGCTTGACCACTGTACCTTACGAGGACGGCTACGAGTGGAGGAAATACGGCGAGAAGAAGATCAACGGCACCAGCTTCACAAGGAGCTACTTCAGGTGCACCTACAAGGATGACACTGGCTGCCTCGCCACAAAGCACGTCCAGCTGAAGGACAGCATCAGCGACCCTCCCGTGTTCCAGGTCACCTACAACAACAAGCACACCTGCAACAACTACGGCACATCAGCCACCACCACGGCTGCCAACAAGAGCAGCGACGACAGAGAGATCAACATCATCAATCCTCATCCTCTAAATGCTGCTGCCGTGATGAATAATAATGTCGTCGTCAAGCAAGAACCACCGGCGGTGCTGGTGCTGCCTCCTCTTGtcgaggcctcctcctcttccgcccTTGCTTTCTATCAtcaaacgccgccgccgccgtgccaacATGATATTGATCAGCCATCATTAATTCCTATCGGCGgtatgcagcagcagcagccctgcGGTACCGCAACAGATTATCATACGCCATCGACCACAAGCAGTTCATGCATCTCCGGCGACTCCTCCTGCGATGGATATTATTATTCCGCAGGAGGAGACATGATGGCGCAGATGGCAGCAGAGGAAGCATCACCTGGACAAGACTTTCTCCCCGATCTCGAGCTTTTCCTCCTGTGCGACAGCTTCAAGGACTATTAG